One Bradysia coprophila strain Holo2 chromosome X unlocalized genomic scaffold, BU_Bcop_v1 contig_39, whole genome shotgun sequence genomic window carries:
- the LOC119069858 gene encoding calcium-activated chloride channel regulator 1-like: MWYIAFIVFLWAGVDSVERNAPLEYSLLEQQHNVKYLTYSKEDPKNPTDIRDVRFDDNNQTTVFIIHGYSTNSLDGPVNLVEDIFQHNPTVSRVVVVSWIDYACAIPTVAGECNSVGSGYYQVATLHVPTMAADLNEKLMYVRRKGAGTVELIGHCIGAHVAGQAGKLFKRFTGTNIDKIIGLDPAGLYWSTHLNEALQMGIANDLLVFHTNMAKYGFPARISPYDKLVNGGQTQPSCKNKLTEDICSHNEAWQMYSKYVKNGSVPSNEIPATQPYVLCVDISESMRNNNRLTIAVDASKQLISNMVTGTHVGVVTFNHNAVAVHDIVQIEGSAERNSLTSPLPKVAKGSTSIGAGLRMSMELIKKLIPDDNGELCSTIVLISDGEQTSGEGPYDVLPEIQNSCITINSIGLGADASQDLENISAETAGQVYYVIEGGSDAQMADTIRAVTASYESELDADDRPIHFPTSEIELADGDVDVPFEIEDNIGKDTEIDLISDDIDDIDMTLTSPSGQEYTPESPEFSSSLMRKFYNIGLLEPGHYNLTVNKSGKSRRSVRSATKAILMIKSNEVDKRNPVVRLDASVSSRVLKYPKKLNIFAEVRVDKYPIIHADVYADIKGLNQEIIRLKLSDNGVSPDRLANDGVYTASIIKLPKVERYSVTVVATSNGTAEIVMREVNYFLRQNSECRWPVCRRQRVRPFRRETDVGSIKLFSKDGEEEIPPSPILDLRAMVPYDDQQIVILEWSCPAGNMIFNMGIKHYDIRVLIGDEPFENAYQLNESHIVNLTSVGNCTDGGIERFSVNIPENIWTMRKENPANNSYELRFALKAVGLSDARSDRSNEAVAVFKKPRAYINQQCRTVYRRTRIGIFQIEIC, from the exons ATGTGGTATATCGCATTTATTGTCTTCCTATGGGCTGGTGTTGACTCAGTTGAACGGAACGCACCGTTGGAATACTCTTTGTTGGAACAACAACACAATGTTAAATATTTAACGTACAGTAAAGAAGACCCAAAGAATCCGACAGACATTCGAGACGTGCGTTTCGATGATAATAATCAAACGACTGTGTTTATCATTCACGGTTATTCGACAAATTCACTAGATGGGCCAGTAAATTTGGTGGAGGACATTTTCCAACACAATCCAACTGTGTCTAGAGTGGTAGTCGTGTCATGGATAGATTATGCTTGTG CTATTCCAACCGTTGCAGGAGAATGCAATAGTGTTGGTTCTGGTTATTACCAAGTGGCCACACTGCATGTTCCGACTATGGCTGCTGATCTCAATGAAAAGTTGATGTACGTTCGTAGAAAAGGTGCCGGAACAGTGGAGTTGATAGGCCACTGCATTGGAGCTCATGTAGCAGGGCAAGCAGGAAAGCTATTCAAAAGATTCACAGGAACGAACATTGACAAAATAATTG GCCTCGATCCAGCCGGTTTATACTGGTCTACACATCTAAATGAGGCACTACAAATGGGCATCGCAAACGATCTGTTGGTATTTCATACCAACATGGCCAAATATGGTTTTCCAGCCAGAATTAGTCCGTACGATAAACTAGTAAACGGCGGTCAAACGCAACCGAGTTGTAAAAACAAACTAACCGAAGATATTTGCTCGCACAACGAAGCGTGGCAGATGTAttcgaaatatgtgaaaaatggcAGTGTTCCTTCCAATGAAATTCCTGCCACTCAACCATACGTTCTATGCGTGGACATATCGGAAAGTATGCGTAACAATAATCGATTAACGATTGCAGTAGATGCATCTAAGCAACTAATTTCTAATATGGTAACTGGCACGCATGTGGGAGTGGTAACATTTAATCACAATGCTGTTGCTGTACATGACATCGTCCAGATCGAAGGATCAGCTGAAAGAAATTCCTTAACGTCACCACTACCGAAAGTAGCAAAAGGATCCACGTCTATCGGTGCTGGATTGCGGATGTCCATGGAGTTGATAAAGAAATTGATTCCAGACGACAATGGCGAATTGTGCTCGACGATTGTTCTAATTTCCGATGGCGAACAAACCTCGGGGGAAGGACcatacgatgtgttgccggaaattcagaattcatgcattacaatcaattcaattGGATTGGGAGCAGATGCTTCACAAGATTTGGAAAACATTAGTGCTGAAACAGCCGGTCAGGTGTACTACGTCATTGAAGGTGGATCGGATGCACAAATGGCAGACACAATACGAGCTGTAACAGCTTCGTATGAAAGTGAATTAGATGCCGACGATCGGCCCATTCATTTCCCGACCAGTGAGATCGAGCTCGCTGATGGTGATGTTGATGTGCCTTTTGAAATTGAAGATAATATTGGTAAAGATACCGAGATCGATCTTATAAGCGATGATATTGACGATATTGATATGACGTTAACATCGCCCAGTGGACAAGAGTACACACCGGAGAGTCCAGAATTTTCGTCGTCTTTgatgagaaaattttacaacatcGGACTACTTGAACCCGGGCATTACAATTTGACGGTAAACAAGAGTGGGAAAAGTCGAAGATCTGTACGAAGCGCAACGAAGGCAATTCTAATGATTAAATCTAATGAAGTGGATAAAAGAAATCCTGTCGTCCGACTAGATGCTAGTGTGTCCAGTAGAGTTCTCAAATATcccaaaaaattgaatattttcgccGAAGTTCGAGTTGATAAATACCCAATTATTCATGCCGATGTGTACGCCGATATCAAAGGTCTGAATCAAGAAATTATTCGCCTAAAATTGTCTGATAACGGAGTATCCCCTGACCGTCTCGCGAATGATGGTGTATACACAGCCAGCATCATAAAGCTGCCCAAAGTCGAGCGATACTCGGTAACAGTAGTAGCTACATCAAACGGCACCGCCGAAATCGTCATGAGGGAAGTCAATTACTTTTTGAGGCAAAACAGCGAGTGTAGGTGGCCTGTTTGTAGAAGACAAAGGGTGAGACCATTCCGAAGAGAGACTGATGTGGGttccataaaattattttcgaaagacgGTGAAGAGGAAATCCCACCCAGCCCTATTTTGGATTTACGTGCAATGGTCCCATACGATGACCAACAGATAGTGATTTTGGAATGGAGTTGCCCGGCTGGCAACATGATATTCAATATGGGAATCAAACACTATGACATCAGAGTATTGATCGGAGACGAGCCATTTGAAAATGCATATCAGCTGAACGAATCACATATCGTGAATTTGACATCAGTAGGAAATTGCACGGATGGTGGAATAGAACGATTTTCCGTTAACATCCCGGAAAATATATGGACaatgagaaaagaaaatccagCGAATAATTCGTACGAGCTGCGTTTCGCGTTGAAAGCAGTTGGACTCAGTGATGCTAGAAGTGATCGCTCTAATGAAGCTGTAGCTGTTTTCAAAAAACCACGAGCATATATCAATCAGCAATGTAGAACGGTGTATAGAAGGACTAGAATCGGTATCTTTCAAATCGAAATATGTTAG